The genomic DNA TTAGCCTTCCCTTACCCGGGAAGACCGGAGGTATCCAAATGAAAAAAACTTTTTTGATGACCCTTTTCTCTCTGTTTGTGCTCGTTGCCGCCGGGTGCACCCCGGGGTATGTAGGCATGTACAAAATCGAACTGCCCGCAGACCAACAAAAGCAAGCGGAAGCACTGGGCATGAATATAGACTGGACTCTCAACCTCAAGAAAGACAAAACGTTCGAAATGAAGGTGATGAATCAAACCATCACGGGGACGTACACCGTGGAAGGAGACGAACTCAAATTGGTGGCGATGAAAGCCAACGATAAACCGCTCTCCGATGCCGAAAAGGCGAACCAGCCCCCCCCTCTGACCATCGAAAAAGACGGTTCTTTGACGATGCCGACACAAACAGGGGCGTCGCTGAAGTTCAAAAAGCAGTAAATAACCTACCTCCTTCCGTGAGCGGAAGGAGGTTTTCGTTCGTCACGAAGAGGATGTTTACGCATCTTCACCCAAGGGCGAGGATATTCATCCGGCGTTCTTTCTGTCTTTTCGAAAATAGGCAGTAAGCGAATCGCTTCGATTGGCTTTACTTCGATTTCGCGAAGTTCGAACAATCGCAAACCCAATTTAGCCGAAGGAAAATCGCGAATCGTATTTCGCTCTCTCGGTGTTCGCAAAGGAACGAACAAACCACGGAGAGCGACGAATGCCGCCGAGATTTCGATTTGAACGGGAAACGGTGCAATCGCTCTACCCGTTACGAAATCGTACGCTTCTCGAAATCGTGATTCATGCGCCGCCTCTTCCGCCCGAGCGACGACGATTTCGTGGAGAACCGGAATCGCCCCCCCACTGCCGAACAACCCTCGTAAAAAATCTGTCGCTTTGCGCGAAGAATCGAGACAAGTAACCCTTACATCGGGGCGCGCAATCGCTATCACCGCTCCCGGAAATCCAGCACCGCTACCGATATCCAGAACTTTCGCATTCTCGGGAATCAAAGGATTGAGCACGAGCGAATCCAAGAAATGCCTCGCCCAGCATTCTTCTTGCGGAACGCGGGTGAGATTCATGCGCGTATTCGCAAGATAAAGTTCTTTTTCGAAAAGTGCGAAGGCTTGCAGTTGCACGTCAGAAAGTTTGAGCCCGTACGCTTCTGCGTGTTCTGCAAGCGCTTTCGCATTCATCAACGATTCGTTTCGCTCTCTTTGGGTTTTTCGATTTCTTTGGGTTTATTGATGCGATTCATCGCGTTCGATATCCCTTCTTTTATAATCCATTCGCATCCGTCCGCTGCTTTCCGAATCGCCTCTGTAATCAATGCCATTTCTTCCGGTTCGAAACGACTCAATACATGTTCCACGCCGCTAATTTCCGGTGAACCGATTCCGATTCTTATACGAGGAAAATCCTCCGTTCCCAAACTTTCGATGATGCTTTTCATTCCGTTATGCGTTCCGGGACCGCCCTTCGGTTTAATGCGCACTTCTCCGACTTCGAAATCCATATCGTCATAAATCACGACAAGCCTTTCGAAAGGAATCGAAAAATGTTTAACCAACGAACTCACAGCACGACCGGAAACATTCATATACGTCATCGGTTTTGCGAGCAAAACGTTCTTCCCGCAAATTTTCCCGAAGCCATAATTCGACTGAAATTTCCATTCGGAGAGTTTTATTCCGTGTCTTTTCGACAACTCATCGATGACCTCGAATCCAACGTTATGGCGAGTGCCTTCGTATTCAGTACCCGGATTGCCGAGACCGATGAAAACCCATTCAGGCTTTTCGATAGGGATTCGTTTCCGAAAAAACCGCACGAAGAGATTATGCCAGGTTAGTTTTCGGGGTCGAAGTTTTGGAGCGGATTGCTCGCAGGCCAGCGAAAGAGCGATGCGCCAGCGGTAAGGAGAAAGACTTGACCTTGTGCGCCTTTAATTTTGTCTTGAACCCAAACCTCATTGAAAGTTTTCGCCCAATGCCAATGGCATTCCGATACGGGCGTCATATCTCCCCAATTTCCTGCGCCTCTATTGGGCCAAGGATTCCACCACCCCCACTCGATTGCCGCATGCCACATCGGCACCCATGTGTAACTAACCCCCGTAGGCAAGAAGCGCGTACCTTCTAAGCGGTCAGTTCCCTTATATTTCCCTGCCTTCGGGTCACTCGGGCAGTGAAAAACATTCGGCTCGTTTACATAAGTGGGAAAAAGGTGACTGAGCCGTTCAGGCATCTTGTCGTCATAATCGCCGCGATAGAGTTGCAGTGCGGCACCGATTTGCTTGAAATATTGGATGCATGCCGATTCTCGACCCTTCGCCTTCGATGCGAGGATGACCGGATAGGTGATTCCCACTAGAACCGCAATAATCGCCAGAGTGACCAGCAACTCGATGAGCGTGAATGCTCGTCGCATCTCATCAATTTGGACTGTTTTGTTTATAAAGCGTTTCGGTGGAGTGCTTTTATACATAGAGGTAGAAAATTACGTCCAAGTCTCAATACGTAAATGTAGACGGGTTGTTCACCCATTTTCGTATGGATTTGTTCAAATCCTCTTTCGTGAGGGAATCGATTTTTTCCAAGAAGAGCGTATCCATTCTCGCCCCTGCACCTTCGAGTTCCCACCAAGCCACCCAAAATGCTTTTTCAGATGCCGAGTGATGTCCGCTTCCGAACGATGAAGAATCATAGGGATTGCTTTCACCAGCAATGTAACATCCCGCTGTATAACGAACTGCTCGCTCCGTTTCCTCTTCCGTAAAACCATTTTTCGAAGAGGTTATCAACTTTTCGAGTTCCTCTGTTCTTTTTCGGGCTTTTTCTAAAGAGTCGGAAGTTTTTCGAAATAGACAATAAAAAATTGCCCAACTTTTATCGTGACGAAAAGAAAATGTAACACCACTCGCATAAGCCCAAGCCATTTTGTAGCGGATATTAGATTGCATTCTGCTCGACTTTCCCCCCCCTATAGCGTTCATAACGACGAGCCACGCAGGAAATTCCGCAGAAGAGACAGGAGGACCCGAAACAGCAACTGCGGAAAGATGGAATTGAGTCGTATCATCCCCTTCCTGCGGACGAGTCGAGGTTTGTCGCTTATTCATGCGAGGGGGGGTACCACTGGAACTGATAGAAGAGTTAAAGCTAACAGAAGATTTCCAATAACCGAAGGATTGATTCAACCGCTTGGCAATTGCTTCCGAAGAGATATTGCCCACTATGCTAAAAGCGATTTGCCCTGGATGAAAGTTTTTGAAATAAAGGCTTTTTGCGTAAGCCTCATTTAGCGACGAGGGGGGTGAGAATTCGATGTTCAATGCCATACGAAAACGAGACAACAGTGAGCGAATCGGGTCGCTGTTGAGAATTCGATGCCTTCGTTGAACCTTCTCCGAAGCAACTCGCAGGTTCTCTTCGGAAAAATCCTGATAAAGAAGCACTTCGGATAAAACACCGATTGCCGTGGAATAGTAAGAAGGAATCGTAACGATTTCGAAGACGATTGCACCGTCTTTGTAAAACACATGCGCATTTCCTCCCAAAAGGTATGTCAATGCGCTTAGCCTTTGCGGGGTGATGTTTTGGGTTTCTTGAATCATCGCTTCCGCAAGAATCTCCATACCCACGATTTCGGAGGGGGGGAGGTTGCTCGTTCGCACAACGGCTTGAACAACTAAATATTCCGAAGAAGCATCCTTTTGCACCAAAACGGGAATGCCGTTGGAAAGTCGAAGAATTTCCAAGGTCGAGAAAAGAGTTACAAAATGGATGGTGCTCATTTCTCCCAAACGATAAAAACTGCATTGTTCGAAGCAAATCGGGAAGCGAAACGTTTCACCGTGTCCAAAGTCAATTCTGAATAGTATTTTTTCGCAGAGAGGCTAACATCATCTTTTCGAAAAAGTGTGGAAAGCCCTAAAAGAAACGCAATGTCTTTCGGAGATTGTGCGATGAGTTTCTCTTGCGCTTGTAAGTATCGCTTTGCGTCGTCGAACTCTTTTTTCGTAATGCCATTTTTTTCTAAATCGTCCAATATCTTTCGCGTTCTCGCCTCGAGGTTTTCTGAATTCGCAAGCCCTTCTCTTACAAACAAAGTTAGAAGGGTTCCGCTTTCGGAAAGGTCGTAATTGAAATGAACATCGAGCCCGGCATTTCGAAAACGTCCGAATCTGCCGCATAACACCTCCATGATGATTCGTGTGGCGAAATACGCTTCAGGGTTATCGAACCCACTCGCCCTGAATCCGATGCCGATAAGCGATTCTTTCCAATGTGACTTCAAAGAACGACGAAGCGGAGTGATCTCAGGCAGAGGGGGAGATGATGGAATGTTTCCTGATGGGAAATTTTCGAATTCGGGTGTTAGGAGTTCGATGGTTTTGCGCGAATCGAATTTCCCTGCTATCACCACGGCGATATTCCCCCCCGTAAGAATTTTTCTTGCTGTTTCGAGCAATTGTCCTTTCGTAACTTCCTTTAATTTCGCAGGATCTCCGCAAGTTCTCAAACTCCACGCACTTTTCGAAAACGCCGCTTCCCAAAGCGCCCATTCCGCCACACGATTGAGGTCTGCTGATTGTAGTGCAATCTCCTCTTCGATGACCTCGATTTCATTTTTTACGAACTGCTCAGAGAATTCATTTCGAAAAAAATCACCGAGGTATTTTATTGCATCGTATAGGGATTCGATCGGTCCCTCGACAACTATTCTTGAAAATTCGCGATATGTAAAAGCGTTTGCAACGCACCCCAACACTTCGAATTTAGAGTCCAAAACACCGAAGGAATCTTTCGAATCCAAATTTCGAAAATAGAGATGTTCCAGGAGGTGATGCAAGCCATTCGTTTCAGGTGTTTCATATACCGAGCCAGCCCGAATGAAAATCTGAGCAGAGAAATAGTTCGCATTGGGAATATTTACGGTAACGATTCTCGTTCCGTTTTTTAAAATATGCTCGCTCTTTTCCGGAGTTTGTGCTTGGACTTGGGAAAAAAGAAGTAAGACGCTAAAAATTAGATTGAATTTCGAGATAAATGTTCTTGACGTTCCTAAACAGAGTTTCGGAACGAGAAAGCTAACGAGAAATCTACAATAACCAAAATGTGCAGGTTTTAGCATGCCTTTTGCATGAGGGAACTTTATCTTTTATAGACGAAGTATGTCCCTTCGCGCGCTTTAGCGATTTCTGTAAAAAGCGTATTTGCGAAATGACTCAGGGCTTTCAAATCCTCTTCTACACTCGCACCGCTCGGAGTTAAGATGAAGCGATAAAACTGCCCATCCACATTCTCCTTCAGCATGAGTTTGGCAAACGTCAAATCGATCGGCATCCAGGATGGGCTGTGCGTAAGCCGGAAGGGAGTCTTGTAAAAATACATCGCCGTGCCCGACTGTGCCTCTCGCTTTACACCCATGATCGTTACAGGAACTTTCCCCCCCATAGCGGGAATTTCTGCATAACTGCGTTTCGGGTCGACGAGCTTCCAACTTTGTGCTTGGAAACAAATCTGCGGGTCATGAAAAGAAAGCCTGTTGTTCCCTGCTACAACGACATATTCGTAGATGCGTCCATCCGGGCCGAAATAACTGTGCCCTACGATTCCGAATGGCTCGAGGATATCGTAGGTACGTTTGTCCATTTTCACTTCGGATGCGTGATTGTAACCTGGGAGCTCGCGCGGCAGGATTTGTTGCATCCAAACTTCTGTTTTCTCCGGATATTCTCGTGGAGTGATAAGAAGCGCCGCACTGCCAGCGACCACGAAGAGGAGCAAAGCCAATTTAACTCGCAGGAGCAACGCTCGGCCTCCTTTCTAAAAGTTTTACGATGTAATGGAGAATGATAAAGCACACGATCAGCGTGATGTAACCGCTGTAGTCATGAAATACCAATCCGACATCGGAATTTTTCCCCCACTCTCTCATTTTCACTGCCCACCATGCTCCTGGATTGATTGTCCCGAACTCTCCCACGATTCCAATCAGCATGATTCGCAAACCGTTTATCAAAAGAGCCAACGGAATCGTAATCGCGAAAAGAAAAATGTCCCTCCAAAGTCCTAAACTGGAAATCATCACGAAAAACGTAGTGAACGCCGTGAGCGAGAGAATGAGTTTGAAGCCACTGCAAGGACCACCGATGTTCAATTCGTAATGGTCCATGAGAATGAGAGTGGGGAATCCATCCGGAATCATGTTTTGAAATCCTACGAGTGAGAGCATCTTCGATGCCACCACCGTAGACATGATCTGAAGACGATTCGTCGTCAAATCGATGATATAACCTAAAAAAGGCATCATAAAAACGAGGAACAAAAACGGAGCCAAACAAATTCTTCCGATATGTTTCCCGAATGCGAAATACACTCCGCCTATCAAAGAAAGAATAAAACCGAAACCGGATATAGACATGTTGCCTATGCTTCGACCTTCGAGTACCATTCCCAAACCGATGATCATCACCGCGAACCCTAACCACGATGAACCGATGGGCTGTTTACGAATTTGCTCACGGCGCATGTAAATTACTGCAAGAGCCATAAACGGCACTAAAATTCCATGCGAATAGTAGCCTTCGTCATCGAACCACATCGGGGGCAAAGAAGTAAGGAAACTCCATCCCAAAAGCAACGCGGCAAAAAGCGCAATAATCAGCCAAGGAAGAATCGCACGAGGAAGACGAATTCCTAAAATCGGGAGGACGACTTCGTCCGTATGCTTTTCTCCCTCTCCATCGGACGAGAGGGGGGGCTCTACTGGGGTTGATTTTATTTCTTTCTTTTCAGTTTCCGGTTTAGCCATTATGAAATTCTTCCCACTATAAAATTCTTTTTCAGTATGCCCCTTCTCCTCGGATAACCGCAAAAGGTGTTTTTAACAGGATTTTCAAATCTAACCAAAAGGACATATGCTCGACATAAAAATCGTCCAAAGCCACCCATTCTTCGAAGGTCGTATCACTGCGACCACAAATCTGCCACAAACAAGTGATTCCTGGCGTTACACTCAAACGTCGTAATGCTTTATCATCGTATTGAGCGACTTCACGCGGAAGAGGGGGGCGAGGACCTACCAAACTCATATCTCCGAACAAAACGTTGAATAATTGCGGAAGTTCGTCCAAACTGTAATGGCGCAAAAACCGACCCAAAGGTGTGACTCTCGGGTCGTTTTTCATTTTAAAAATCGGACCTTCTTTTTCGTTGCTTTTCAACAATTCTTCGAGGCGTTTGTCCGCGTCCACATACATCGAGCGAAATTTCAAAAACTGAAATTCTTTTCCATAGCGTCCTACTCTCGTTTGTTTATAGATAATCGGACCCGGACTGGAGAATTTCACCGCAAGCGCAATGGCAATCAATAAAGGTGAAAGCGCGAGGATGAGCAATGAACTGCCAATGACATCCAACACGCGCTTCCAAAAGTAATAAGGAATTTTAGTGCGCGGAATTCGGTGAGCATAAGACGGAGATACGTTGGTTTCTACTGCCATTGCTCACCTCTTCTAAAGGTTTATTCCTCTTCGTCGCCACCGGGTCTTCCGTATTGCTTCGGTTTGTCCGTAAGTTTCTTTTGTCCCGCTGTGAGCGCTGCTCTCGCCGCTGTAGGATGATAGCGGCTGATTGCAGAAGCGTAGTTGCGACGATAATGCTGGAACGAAGGCGAATCCTCGAGTCTGGTTTTGTTGAGCACCATACCGATGATATTCACGTTCATTCTCTCTAAACTCTTATGGAAATCGTATTCCGCCATAGAAGCGGGGCGACCGGCTTCGTGAACAAGGATTACGTTTTGAACTAACTCTGCCAAAACTAAACTATCGCCAAACGTGCTTCCGGATGGGCTGTCGAATATCACGAAATCTACGCCTTTGCTGATTTGTTCAATCAGTTGCTCCATGGCTTCGCTGTGGAAAAGGCGAACAGGATTGACGGGTGGCTGTCCTGCGGCTAAGAAAAGAAGTCCTTCCACACCCGTTGCCTGTACAACTTGTTCGAGAGAGGCTTGACCGGTGAGAACTTCTGCAAGACCTGCGCGATTTTCTAATCCGAAATGTTCATGCAAACTCGGAGAGCGCAAATCGGCATCTATTAAAAGTACTCTCGACCCGTCGCGTGCCAAGCTTATCGCCAAATTTGCAGCTACAGTCGAACGCCCAGAATTAGGTTCAGCCGCAGCGACCAAAACCCCCGGACCGTTGAGTTTTTCTTTTATCGCCATGAGTTGCGTAGAAAGAATCTGATAACTCGCAGCGAGAGGGGTGGGGGCTTCGAGTTCAGGATTGATTCTTTGCTGCCCACTGCGAGGCAAAGCAGCAAGCACTGGGAATCCCAAACTGTTTTCCGCTTCCAACGGGGTGTAAGTAGATTGGTCGAACTGTCCTAAACTCGCAATCAATGAAATCGCGACTACGGAGGACAAGAAAAAGGCAATTAAAGTTTTTAACACTGTTCTTCTATCCACTTCTTTTACTTGAGGGTCATCCAGGAAATAAAGTCCTCGAATTTCATGTTGTTTTGCACGGATTCTCGCCTCTTCGACCTTTTCTGCTAAGTTCGTAACGGTTTCCGCTTGAGCGCGAATCTCGGCATTTAAACGTGTGAGTTCTTTTTGTATCACGGGCAAGCGGTCTAATTCTGCTTGGAGTTCTGCGACTTCTTTTCTCGAACGTGCAACTTCTGCACGTGCAGCGCTCAACGCTTGTTGAGAAGTATAAACGTTACGAATACGCTCCGATTCCAATTGACCAACTTCGGGATTCGATGAGGTTACGAAATATTTCGGTGTTTCCGATAAAAGTTTTCGGTCACTTTCGAGGGTTTGTTTTGCTTGGATAACAGAAGGGTGATTCGGACCGTATCGCTCTTGTAAAACTTCAAGTGCGGTTTCCGTATTTTTAATTCGACCCAAAATGTCGTTATAAATAGGGTTGGGATTGTTGGCAACTAATTCCACGGGCTCTGTTTCGGGTCTTCCCGCCCAGGATCGCGCATGAGCGAGAGATGCTGCTGCTACCGCTTCATTCTTTAATGCCTCCATCAAGTTCGCTCGCGCGGCGTTGTATCGAGCAACGAGTCCGCTCGTATTCACTTCGAACCCCGCTGCTTGGGGATACATCTCCATGAATTCTTTTTGCTCTTGGAGTTTTTTCTCGTAGATAGCCTTTTGCTCGTTAAGTTGTTCTTCTATAAACCGAACATGTCTTTCTGCAACTTGGTAGTTGAGGTTCGAGTAGTGATGAAGCAGTTTGTCGCGAATCGTTTCAATCACGATTTTCGATTCTTCGAGATTTTTTCCGATATAACTTACAGAAAGAAATTCGGAACCTCGAAGAGGAACAATCTCTACATCGCGGAAGAAACGTCTTTCGGAAACCGTTCCTGCGTCTTTTATCCTCCTCTGAACGAGTTCATCGAATGCCGCTTTCAATACAGAATAAGAACCGACGGTATTCGCAAGGTTAATAACGCGAATTTCTTGTTCGTTCACGCCTCTGCCAAATGCTTGGTCGGGATAAATCGGAGGAATATTGATATCTATGTCGCGTCGGTCCGCAACAGTAATAAAGCCTTCATAAAGGGTGGGGACAATAAACTCCGAATACACGAACGTTCCTAAAGTGATGGGAACGACGATAAGAAAAAGCATCCACCATCGTAGTCTTAGTGATCTTAAGAATTTTCCACGACCCATATAATATGACCTCCTATATCATTAGAACGGTTTGAAGAAGAAGTTCCTTTGCGTGATACTTTGGATAACGAAAACGATGTTTGCAACTTGGCTGAGACGGTTGAAATCTGGGGTTGAAGTCGAAGGGACGTAAACGACATCTCCTGGCTCCAAAAAGGGATTTTGCGAAAAATCATTATCTTTCAAAAACTTAATAAAATTAACTCGGAAACTGTAATATCCTCCCGGCTGAGAAGGGTCTACCCTTTGAATCTGCACAGCCGAAAGTTTTGTCTTATAAGGGATTTCCCCACCAGCGCTCGAAATTGCATCTGCCAGAGTCATATTTTCCCGCCACTCGATAGTTCTCGGTGTTGCCACAGCCCCTATGACGTTTACTTTGTTCATGGTGTCTTCCGGAATGTTCAGAACGTCACCATCTTGCAATTCATAGTTTTGGGAAAGATCGCCACGCTCGAGCATTGCTTTCAAGTCTATCGGAACTTGTTCAACACTTCCCCTACGAATGAGAGTCGCTCGTTTCAATTGCGACCGACCGGGAACGACTCCACCCGCCTGAGCCAATAAAGAGAGCAATCTATCACCTGGTTTGAATTCGTATTGTCCTGGCTTTTGGGCTATGCCTACTACACTGGCGCGAAGAACACGAAACCGAATGATGTTGACACTAACCTTGGGGTCTTTGTAGTATCCCTGGGCGATGAGTTCATTTCGAATATAGTTTTGAACCTCCGAGACGGTTTTCCCTGCAACCTTGATAAAACCCAAAAAAGGATAACTAATCGTTCCGTCCATCCCCACTTGAGCATCCAGGGATAAATCTTGCTCGTTATAGACACGGATAGCAATGATATCTTCCGGTTGGAGGCGGTAGCTTCGCAAATCTGCCTGTGCTAAAACAGATACCGAGCAAACAAAAATAATCAAGAAAAGCGTTGCTTTATACGTTTTTTTAAATAGGTTTCTCATCGGACCTCTCCAGGCAGTCACGGTAGTTTACTTCCCTATCGTCTACCCCTGGAGTAAGGGCACCCGGAACGTTCCACCGCGCTGCTACTGGCATTTATTTTAGCACGACATTCTAAGGGAATAATCGGTTCGTCTCACTTTCTTTCGAGTTCATTAGACGAGTTGACTCCGAATTTCTATGCCATATGCCTTAGAAATGCCTGCGTTTTCCTTCTATTACAACAGTTATCTCCCCACGAAGTTCCCGCAAGCCTCGTGCCAAATCCGAGAGGTTTCCGCGAATCACCTCCTCGTGGACCTTAGTTAGTTCCCTACAAATCGCCACCCTCCGTTCTCCGAGAGTCTCGAATGCTGCATTTAGAGTTTTCTTCACCCTTGTGGGTGCCTCGAAGAAGACGAGGGTGAACGTGGATTCGGAGTAAGGAGATAATTCCCTCCGGATTCCAGCAGGGCTGCGTGGCAGATATCCGAAAAAGACGAACCGTTGCGCGAAGAACCCACTGATCGCCAAAGCTGCCGTTACTGCTGAAGGACCTGGAATAACCTCTACTTTGATCCCCCCTTCTAACGCCCTGTCAACGAGTTCCGCGCCTGGATCGCTAATTACGGGTGTTCCTGCATCCGTAACGTAAGCAACTACTTCTCCATTTTCGATTCGTTCGAGCAATTTGTCGAGGATGCGAGGAAGCGTATGCTCATCGGCTCGAATCAGTGGCGTCTTGAAACCGAATGAGGAAAGGATTTTTGCGGTAACCCTCGTATCTTCAGCCGCAATCACATCCGATGTTTGCAAAGCATGCAGAGCACGCGGGGAAAGGTCTTGAAGGTTTCCGATAGGTGTAGAAACGAGAACTAATTTCCCTTGCTGCTTTCTTTCGGAGGAGCTGAAGTAGGCTTCGGCGGAGTTTTCGCCTTCTCGGGTTGCTTCTTCGCTTCCTGCTTTTTCGCTTCCTCTTCTGCTTTCTTGCGCTCTTCTTCTGCTTTCTTGCGCTCTTCTTCGAGTCGTTTCGCGGCTTCCGCTTCCATGCGTTTTTTCTCTGCCTCGTTTTCTTTCCATTGTTTGAGTTCTTTTTGGATTTCCGCAATGAGTGGCG from Fimbriimonadales bacterium includes the following:
- the rsmG gene encoding 16S rRNA (guanine(527)-N(7))-methyltransferase RsmG, with product MNAKALAEHAEAYGLKLSDVQLQAFALFEKELYLANTRMNLTRVPQEECWARHFLDSLVLNPLIPENAKVLDIGSGAGFPGAVIAIARPDVRVTCLDSSRKATDFLRGLFGSGGAIPVLHEIVVARAEEAAHESRFREAYDFVTGRAIAPFPVQIEISAAFVALRGLFVPLRTPRERNTIRDFPSAKLGLRLFELREIEVKPIEAIRLLPIFEKTERTPDEYPRPWVKMRKHPLRDERKPPSAHGRR
- the pth gene encoding aminoacyl-tRNA hydrolase; protein product: MRFFRKRIPIEKPEWVFIGLGNPGTEYEGTRHNVGFEVIDELSKRHGIKLSEWKFQSNYGFGKICGKNVLLAKPMTYMNVSGRAVSSLVKHFSIPFERLVVIYDDMDFEVGEVRIKPKGGPGTHNGMKSIIESLGTEDFPRIRIGIGSPEISGVEHVLSRFEPEEMALITEAIRKAADGCEWIIKEGISNAMNRINKPKEIEKPKESETNR
- a CDS encoding type II secretion system protein: MYKSTPPKRFINKTVQIDEMRRAFTLIELLVTLAIIAVLVGITYPVILASKAKGRESACIQYFKQIGAALQLYRGDYDDKMPERLSHLFPTYVNEPNVFHCPSDPKAGKYKGTDRLEGTRFLPTGVSYTWVPMWHAAIEWGWWNPWPNRGAGNWGDMTPVSECHWHWAKTFNEVWVQDKIKGAQGQVFLLTAGASLFRWPASNPLQNFDPEN
- a CDS encoding insulinase family protein, whose product is MSTIHFVTLFSTLEILRLSNGIPVLVQKDASSEYLVVQAVVRTSNLPPSEIVGMEILAEAMIQETQNITPQRLSALTYLLGGNAHVFYKDGAIVFEIVTIPSYYSTAIGVLSEVLLYQDFSEENLRVASEKVQRRHRILNSDPIRSLLSRFRMALNIEFSPPSSLNEAYAKSLYFKNFHPGQIAFSIVGNISSEAIAKRLNQSFGYWKSSVSFNSSISSSGTPPRMNKRQTSTRPQEGDDTTQFHLSAVAVSGPPVSSAEFPAWLVVMNAIGGGKSSRMQSNIRYKMAWAYASGVTFSFRHDKSWAIFYCLFRKTSDSLEKARKRTEELEKLITSSKNGFTEEETERAVRYTAGCYIAGESNPYDSSSFGSGHHSASEKAFWVAWWELEGAGARMDTLFLEKIDSLTKEDLNKSIRKWVNNPSTFTY
- a CDS encoding pitrilysin family protein, with the protein product MLKPAHFGYCRFLVSFLVPKLCLGTSRTFISKFNLIFSVLLLFSQVQAQTPEKSEHILKNGTRIVTVNIPNANYFSAQIFIRAGSVYETPETNGLHHLLEHLYFRNLDSKDSFGVLDSKFEVLGCVANAFTYREFSRIVVEGPIESLYDAIKYLGDFFRNEFSEQFVKNEIEVIEEEIALQSADLNRVAEWALWEAAFSKSAWSLRTCGDPAKLKEVTKGQLLETARKILTGGNIAVVIAGKFDSRKTIELLTPEFENFPSGNIPSSPPLPEITPLRRSLKSHWKESLIGIGFRASGFDNPEAYFATRIIMEVLCGRFGRFRNAGLDVHFNYDLSESGTLLTLFVREGLANSENLEARTRKILDDLEKNGITKKEFDDAKRYLQAQEKLIAQSPKDIAFLLGLSTLFRKDDVSLSAKKYYSELTLDTVKRFASRFASNNAVFIVWEK
- a CDS encoding exosortase-associated EpsI family protein — protein: MLLRVKLALLLFVVAGSAALLITPREYPEKTEVWMQQILPRELPGYNHASEVKMDKRTYDILEPFGIVGHSYFGPDGRIYEYVVVAGNNRLSFHDPQICFQAQSWKLVDPKRSYAEIPAMGGKVPVTIMGVKREAQSGTAMYFYKTPFRLTHSPSWMPIDLTFAKLMLKENVDGQFYRFILTPSGASVEEDLKALSHFANTLFTEIAKAREGTYFVYKR
- a CDS encoding exosortase/archaeosortase family protein translates to MAKPETEKKEIKSTPVEPPLSSDGEGEKHTDEVVLPILGIRLPRAILPWLIIALFAALLLGWSFLTSLPPMWFDDEGYYSHGILVPFMALAVIYMRREQIRKQPIGSSWLGFAVMIIGLGMVLEGRSIGNMSISGFGFILSLIGGVYFAFGKHIGRICLAPFLFLVFMMPFLGYIIDLTTNRLQIMSTVVASKMLSLVGFQNMIPDGFPTLILMDHYELNIGGPCSGFKLILSLTAFTTFFVMISSLGLWRDIFLFAITIPLALLINGLRIMLIGIVGEFGTINPGAWWAVKMREWGKNSDVGLVFHDYSGYITLIVCFIILHYIVKLLERRPSVAPAS
- a CDS encoding exopolysaccharide biosynthesis polyprenyl glycosylphosphotransferase is translated as MAVETNVSPSYAHRIPRTKIPYYFWKRVLDVIGSSLLILALSPLLIAIALAVKFSSPGPIIYKQTRVGRYGKEFQFLKFRSMYVDADKRLEELLKSNEKEGPIFKMKNDPRVTPLGRFLRHYSLDELPQLFNVLFGDMSLVGPRPPLPREVAQYDDKALRRLSVTPGITCLWQICGRSDTTFEEWVALDDFYVEHMSFWLDLKILLKTPFAVIRGEGAY
- a CDS encoding polysaccharide biosynthesis tyrosine autokinase, translated to MGRGKFLRSLRLRWWMLFLIVVPITLGTFVYSEFIVPTLYEGFITVADRRDIDINIPPIYPDQAFGRGVNEQEIRVINLANTVGSYSVLKAAFDELVQRRIKDAGTVSERRFFRDVEIVPLRGSEFLSVSYIGKNLEESKIVIETIRDKLLHHYSNLNYQVAERHVRFIEEQLNEQKAIYEKKLQEQKEFMEMYPQAAGFEVNTSGLVARYNAARANLMEALKNEAVAAASLAHARSWAGRPETEPVELVANNPNPIYNDILGRIKNTETALEVLQERYGPNHPSVIQAKQTLESDRKLLSETPKYFVTSSNPEVGQLESERIRNVYTSQQALSAARAEVARSRKEVAELQAELDRLPVIQKELTRLNAEIRAQAETVTNLAEKVEEARIRAKQHEIRGLYFLDDPQVKEVDRRTVLKTLIAFFLSSVVAISLIASLGQFDQSTYTPLEAENSLGFPVLAALPRSGQQRINPELEAPTPLAASYQILSTQLMAIKEKLNGPGVLVAAAEPNSGRSTVAANLAISLARDGSRVLLIDADLRSPSLHEHFGLENRAGLAEVLTGQASLEQVVQATGVEGLLFLAAGQPPVNPVRLFHSEAMEQLIEQISKGVDFVIFDSPSGSTFGDSLVLAELVQNVILVHEAGRPASMAEYDFHKSLERMNVNIIGMVLNKTRLEDSPSFQHYRRNYASAISRYHPTAARAALTAGQKKLTDKPKQYGRPGGDEEE
- a CDS encoding polysaccharide biosynthesis/export family protein, whose translation is MRNLFKKTYKATLFLIIFVCSVSVLAQADLRSYRLQPEDIIAIRVYNEQDLSLDAQVGMDGTISYPFLGFIKVAGKTVSEVQNYIRNELIAQGYYKDPKVSVNIIRFRVLRASVVGIAQKPGQYEFKPGDRLLSLLAQAGGVVPGRSQLKRATLIRRGSVEQVPIDLKAMLERGDLSQNYELQDGDVLNIPEDTMNKVNVIGAVATPRTIEWRENMTLADAISSAGGEIPYKTKLSAVQIQRVDPSQPGGYYSFRVNFIKFLKDNDFSQNPFLEPGDVVYVPSTSTPDFNRLSQVANIVFVIQSITQRNFFFKPF